The Clostridium beijerinckii genomic sequence TAAGTAATACTGTTTCTGGCATGTTTCCTCCGTGATCAAATTTACTTTTTTAATTTTCAAATAATAATATGCATCATAATAAAACTAATAATTATGAATTATAAGTAAATTATTATGCATATTAATATATATTATAATACCTATTTTGTACAGTTTCTATATCTTTGCCTACAAAAGGATCAATTTAATATATTAGTTATAAAACTCCTAAGGCAAACACTGCCTATATAAGCTTACATTAAATTTAGATTAAGTTTTACTCAATCAAATTTTCTTTTTAAATATACCTATTCTCATATCTATAGTTATAACTAAGGATTCATAATCTTCTAACTTCTCTTTATTCTCTGGTGTAGACTTCCAATAATGGGGTGTCATCTTTAATAAGCTCAATAGTTCTTCTTTATTTAATGTTATATCGAATGTTACATTAGCTTCCTCTATATAATCATTTTCTTCTGCATTTGCTTTATAAACTTTATCATTTAAATGAACCTCAGAGTAAATAATATTCCTAAGTTGTATTAAATGATTAGTTCTAGGTAACACTCTAACAAATATTCCATCATCCTTTAAAACTCTATTACACTCATCAATATCTATAGGACTAAATACTGAAATAATACAATCCACTGTTTTATCCCCAAGTGGTATGTTAAAATTGTTTCCAACCGCCCAAATACAATCTTTGTTTAGTTTACTTGCGTATTTTACAGCTTCTTTAGAAACATCTAAGCCATAATAATTAGCTTCAATATTTTTCTTATTCATATAATCTTTTAGGTTTGTTAAGTAATACCCTTCGCCACATCCTAGATCTACAATATTCAATTTGTTGCTGATTTTATCTGACATCCCATCAACTATTATTTCATTTATTTTATCAGACAGTGCTTTATAATATCCTCTAGATAAAAAATCTATTCTTGATAAAACCATTTCTTTTGAATCACCAGGATTCTTACTTCTTTTCTGATTGCTTATTAACAAATTTACATACCCTTCTTTTGCTATATCATATGTATGTTTGTTACTACATCTGTACATCTTATTTGAAATATCCTTGACTAACTTTTCCTTACAAACAGGGCAAAGCAGCATGGTCTCATTTAAAATATCATTCATAAACTTACAACTCTCTTTCCATATATGATTTACTATATTTTATATTTTAATTTCTATAATCCACATCTACTATAAAGATTTTCATCATTAATTTGTCTCTTTAGAATCTTGTACGCTTCTTCTATTTCTCTTGGTATATTTACATGGACTATAAAATCTTTTCCATTAGGTCCATATCCATTTTCGTCATCTCTTAATCTTGGTATCTCTCCCATCAAAAGTTCCAGATATCTTTTTTCATCCCAAACTCCGTTAGTTCCAACATTACTTAATCTTAAATCTATATCAATCTTAGGAATGAATGGAGCATAGTTTACTAGTTTGACATTGTCACTATATGTATACTTAGAAAATGAAGCAAAAGTTCTAAGCTGCATAGTAGGATCTTGAATCAAAATTAAAGATCTATATTTTATGTTTAATTTGCATAATAACTCTATTGTCTTTTTAGCATTATCTCCACAATTCGTAGATTTATTTTCTATGATAATTTTATCTGGGCTAACACCATAAATTTTAGTAATTATATCAAAGAATATATCAGCTTCTGATCTATCATCAACCCTAATCAAATTAAATTTCGAGTTTTTCCTTACCTCATCTCTTAGTAATTGAGTAGAATGGCCAATTCCACCACTAATTAAAATTTTATCACACATATTATTTTTCCATGCGTTTGCAGCACACTGTACCGTATAAGGGATAGAATTACCTAATAAGATTAATACATCAACTCTTTTTAATCCAGAGACTTTCTCTAATTCCTCAGAATCTAACGTACTGATATCTCTAACTGCTAGAAATTTAGATATTTTATTAATGCAATATTGGACTTCTTCACTATTCATTGTTTTCCCCTCCTACTAAAAACATATAATAACAAAATTATTCCTGATCTGAATTAATAAATTATAACATAAATTATACATATGTCTTTCATTAACTTTATATATTTATTTTGCCATTCTATTATCTTTGTATTATTTATAGCATTGGCTAACTGTAATATACTAATTATTAATTCAACCCATATTTCAACAATCACAGTATATATTATGGAATTAAAATTCAGCCAAAAAATCAACTTACAAATTCATTAAATATTTTCTAACAAAAACTTGTCTATAAAATAAAATATTATAAAAAAATAAGATAGATTACTCATTTAAGAATAATCTATCTTATCCGTGGGTATAAATGGGAGAGGGTTTATATCTTTTGTATACCTATATATTAATATATTTCAACAATAAACGCCATATATTTTAATTTTTTCTTAATTTGTTTTTCGACATTCATTCTTCTTTATCCAGTTAATGCCTTCTTCTCTTTTTTGTATTACTATTTCTAAATTCATTAGATTTATCAACGTAACTAGTATGAAATAAAGATTCTGCTTTTATACCATTAGGATCTCCTATATAGCTTTTATACATATTTTCAAGATTTTCATTTTCATCAGACACTCTTTTTATTGATTTTTTATCAATATTTCTTAGGGTGTCTGCTCTCAATATTTTATAATCTTTTCCTAACAACCCATTTGAGGTTTTACTATAATATTTTATCTGTACAGCTTTAGCTCTGCAGACGTTATTACACAATTTACATCCAACACACTCTTCTTCTTTAACCTCTGCCCTTCCTCTAATATTATATTGTATGGCATTAACAGGGCAATTTTGTATGCAAGTACCACATGATATACATAAATTTTCATTAATTTGAGACTTTGTACCTATTCTAGGAGTTCCTCCTCCATTTATGCACCCGCCGTTACATGCCACTACTTCAATGAAACAATATTCTTTCCATTTGTTACTGATTAAAAATTTTTCAATTTCTTTTAGACCATTTATTACTGCAACTTTACAATTTTTATTGCCTAAAGTAACCAACGCTTCTTCTATTTCCTTATACCCTTCTACTGGTTTTAATGTCATATTTTCAGCCTCAGATATATCACTCTTTAAATAACTCATTACAGTTCTAAAAATTGCTTGCATTGCCCCTTGGCTCATACCAAAAAGAGCTGCTGCCCCAGTATATTCCCCCATAAAATCATCAGGTTTTTCGTCTGGTATAGCAGTTATATCTATTCCCTTCTCTTTTAAGAGATTTGCATATTCTCTCACAGTTAGGACTATATCAATATCTTTATAACCGTCTCTCCCCATATCCTCTTTCTCAGATTCATATTTTTTAGCACTACATGGCTGTACAGATACAATAACTATATTGGTAGGTAAAATATTATATACATCTGCAAAGTATGTTTTTATTCCCGCTCCCATCATCTGTTGAGGAGATTTCGACGTAGATATTTTATCTAATATTTCTGGATGAAACATCTCAGCATAACGTATAAAAGAAGGACAAAAGGATGTGAACATAGGAAGTTTTTCTTTATTTGCAATCCTCTTAATAAATTCACTGCTCTCCTCTACAACCGTCATATCATTTCCGAAATCAGTATTAAATACTTTTTGAAACCCTAATCTCTTTGCAGATGGAGCAATTTTTCCTCCAACATAAGTGCCAATTGGAAGATTAAATTCTTCTCCTAATGTTGCTTTTACTGCCGGAGATGCTGTTAAAACTAAATACTTTCCGCTATTCAAAGCATCTTTTACTAATTCTAAGTCATTCCTTACGTCTATAGCTTCTGTCGGGCAAGCAAGTGTACATTGTCCACAATATAAGCATCCCGTATCCTCAAAGCTTCCATTTTTGGTTTCCACAGTTTTCTTTCCCGAATCAACTTCTTTTAATATAGCCATCTTAGTTTCTTGAGCACATGTAAAAGCACATGCCGTACATCCAATACATTTTTTCTTATTTATTTGTATGATGTTTTCCCCTTCAATTCTATTAACCTTTTTTGACTTTCCCATATATTTCTCCACTTTATTCATTTCTATAGTTATAATTACTTTTTATATTCTTTTATTATTACTATATCTGGTTTATTAATTAGTTAATTTTTTCATAACAGTTGAAGACCATTATTTAAAAGTGAACGTGAAATCTCAATTTTGCTCCATTGCCTACATATGTAATGAGCAAAAAAAGACAGGATTTAAATAAAATGTTGCTATATAATATAGGAAAAGATTAAATGAGGTGGTTCTCTTACATGAATTATGATGCTTGTATAAAAAAGTCTATTGAATATATAGAAAATAATCTAAATAAGAAAATACAACTAAAGGAACTTGCAGATAAAGCCTTTTTATCAAAGTACCACTTTCATAGGGTTTTTCATTCAGTGGTTGGAGAACCTGTTGCTGAATATATACGTAAGAAAAGATTAGAGGAAGCTGCAAATGAACTATTGACTACAGAAAATAAGATTATAGATATAGCGCTAAAATATCAATTTAGTAATCAAGAGTCATTTACCAGGGCTTTTAAAAAGCTTTATGGAATCCCCCCTAAGGAATTTAGGAAAAACAAAATAAATTTAACAACAATACATTCAAGAAAGAATTCTACAACTTACCTTTCTATGGTTGCTTAGAATTCATCAAAAATATTTTTTAAGGAGTGAATCTTATGAGCTATGTACCAATGGTTATTGAACAAACAAGTCGAGGCGAACGTTCTTATGATATCTATTCTAGATTGCTAAAAGAAAGAATCATTATGCTAAGCGATCACGTCAGCGATTCTACCGCAAGTATAATTACTTCACAATTACTATTTCTTGAATCAGAAAATCCAGATGCTGATATTCACTTTTATATAAATAGCCCCGGTGGTTCTATTACAGCCGGAATGGCAATATATGATACAATGCAATATATAAAGCCTGACGTATCAACAATATGTTTAGGATTAGCTGCAAGTATGGGCTCGTTTTTACTTGCAGCAGGCGCACCTGGAAAACGATGTGCTCTTCCAAATAGTGAGATTTTAATCCATCAGCCATCTGTACATGGAGGTTTTCAAGGTCAAGCTACAGATATTAGGATTCATACTGAATGGCTGCTAAAAACAAAAAATAAACTAAATAAAATATATAGTGAAAAAACCAAAAAGCCAATAGAGAAAATCGAAAGAGACATGGAACGAGATTATTTTATGTCTGCTGAAGAGGCTTTATCTTATGGAATAATAGATAAAATTCTTTGATAAATATAAATTATTATTATAAATATATTAAAAAGGTTCAAAAATTTTTGAATCTTTTTTATTATGTTTATATTATTCACATCTTCATTGGCTATAATATAAATAGTATCTTATTCTTAACCAAAAAGCAGGTGAAAGTATGTATTATGTAATATATGATTTAGAATTTAATCAAAAAAGTAGTGCCTCTGAAAATTCGGATGTTATTAAACTTTCAGAATCTAATAACGATACTAACACACCAATTATTCCTTTTGAAATAATTCAAATTGGCGCTATAAAACTAGATAATAATTTTCAAGAAGTATCTACATTCAATTCCTTAGTCAAACCAACTCTATATAAAACCATCCATCCATATGTTGAGAATTTAACTAAAATAACCTACGATAAAGTTTCTTCTTGCAAAAACTTTATTAATGTTCATAAAGCTTTTTTAGAATTCATTGGAAATGATGATGTACTACTCTGTGTATGGGGAGTTGGGGATATTAAAGAACTCTATAGAAACTTGGGATTTTATAATCTATCTACTTCATATATTTCAAAATATATTGACATTCAAAAGTATGCTTCAAAATACCTTAAAGCACCTAAAAATTCTAGAATTGGTTTAAGAAATGCCGTTGAAATTTTAAATATACCAATTTATGGTGAATTCCATGATGCACTTAATGATGCTTACTATACATCTGAAATTTTTAAGCGCATTTATAACAAATACATGAAACCTGAAACTTACGTTCCTTTGCCATCAAAAAGAACTACAGAACCCAAAGAAGTAATTGATACTGAAGCTTTATTAAAACAATTTGAAAAAATGTATAATAGAGAACTTACTAAGGATGAAAAATCAATGATTAAAGTTGCATACATGATGGGAAAAACCAAACAATTTCTGAAATAAATGCAGCTAGTAGAAAACCTTTTTTAATTTAATATAGAAAGGATACTCTATTACTAATTTTTAGAGTATCCGTGAATTCATAAATCGTAATATTATAGACCTTTTATTTTATATTTATACAATGGTCTTCCAATCTTTCCATACTCTATGATTTTCTCTAGTTCGCCTTGTTTGCTCATATAATCAAGGTATTTCCTTACAGTAACTTTTGCAATGCCTAACTTTTCTGATAAGTCTTCAGTAGTAAAATACTCTTCTTTAGTATTATTAAGCTCATTAGCAATTGAATTATAAGTATACTTATTCAAACCCTTTTCTAGATTTGGTTTTGTTTCACTACCGTTTGTTTTCTTATTTTTATTACTCAAAATAAACTTATCTAAATCACTTTGTTCCATAGTCTGGTTATTTTTAAAGCTATTTAATCTTTCTCTAAAAATATTTAGAGATTCGTTAAACCTTTCAAATGTAAAGGGTTTTATCAAATAGTCTACAACACCATATCTAAAAGCATCCTTTACTCTTTCTACACTCTTATCAGCAGTAATTAATATAACATCAGATAATATTTCATTTTGCCTTAACCACTTTAGCAAATCTATGCCATTTTCATTAGGAAGAAAAATATCTAATAAAATTAAATCCACCTGCTTCTGCATCAAAAATTCTTTTGCTTCAGAAAGGTTTGCAACTGCTTTTTCCAGTGAAAATCCCTCTATTTTTTTCAAAAACTTAGAATTAATTTGTCTTACCATCGGATCATCTTCAACAATCATAGTTTTAATCATATATTCAACTCCTCCTCATAGGTATAGATATATCCCATTCAGTACCATCATCAACTTTAAATTTAATAGCTCCTTTAGCTTCATCAATGATCTTTTTCACTATATACATTCCAAATCCTCGTTCCCCTTCTTTACTTGTGATTCCAATGTTGTAAATAGAATTTCTGATATTCTCTGGTATCCCACAGCCATTATCCTTCACCATAATTTTCATTTGATCATCTTCCTCAAAGATTTTCATATATATTTCACCAGACCCATCATTTTTAACTGCATCAATAGAATTTTCTATTAGATTTCCTACAACAGATCCTAACTCTTCTGATGTCATATATTGTGGTAATTTAATTACTCTTGAGCTATCATCTATTATGAAATTGATTCTAGCTTCTTCACACTTACTGTATTTAGATAGTATTAACGCTGCTAAAGATACATTTTTTATTTTATCAGATATTATAGTAGTTATATTCTTTTTACTTTCCACTATTACATTAACAAACTTAATTACTTCATCATATTCTTCTAGTTGTATAAGTCCTGAGATTGTGTGAAGTTTATTCATAAATTCATGATTTTGTGCTCTAAGTGACCATGCCATTTTCTTTATACCAGTTAACTCCTCAGCCATTTTTCTAACTTCACTTAAATCTTCAAATGTTACAACTAATCCAAGAATTTGTTTTTTAAATCCTCTTATAATACTGTATTTACACATAACGTTTACTCCAGGGCGTACTTTTATCTCAATATTAGTCATAGATTTCCCGCTGTTTAAAACTTTTAGAGCCATACTTTCGTAAGTAAAATCAGTAATCGGCTTCCCTATATCATTTTCTTTCAAATGTAAAATTTTACTAGCTTGCCCGTTAAATAGCGTTATGCATCCATTATTATCTAAAGCTATTATACCTTCCTTTATATTTTCAATTACAGTTTCTTTTTGCTTTAAAGCCAAGGCTATTTCTTCTGGTTCAAGTCCAAATATTGACTTCTTTATATTATAAGAAAGAGCTATA encodes the following:
- a CDS encoding putative RNA methyltransferase; the encoded protein is MNDILNETMLLCPVCKEKLVKDISNKMYRCSNKHTYDIAKEGYVNLLISNQKRSKNPGDSKEMVLSRIDFLSRGYYKALSDKINEIIVDGMSDKISNKLNIVDLGCGEGYYLTNLKDYMNKKNIEANYYGLDVSKEAVKYASKLNKDCIWAVGNNFNIPLGDKTVDCIISVFSPIDIDECNRVLKDDGIFVRVLPRTNHLIQLRNIIYSEVHLNDKVYKANAEENDYIEEANVTFDITLNKEELLSLLKMTPHYWKSTPENKEKLEDYESLVITIDMRIGIFKKKI
- a CDS encoding YdcF family protein, whose amino-acid sequence is MNSEEVQYCINKISKFLAVRDISTLDSEELEKVSGLKRVDVLILLGNSIPYTVQCAANAWKNNMCDKILISGGIGHSTQLLRDEVRKNSKFNLIRVDDRSEADIFFDIITKIYGVSPDKIIIENKSTNCGDNAKKTIELLCKLNIKYRSLILIQDPTMQLRTFASFSKYTYSDNVKLVNYAPFIPKIDIDLRLSNVGTNGVWDEKRYLELLMGEIPRLRDDENGYGPNGKDFIVHVNIPREIEEAYKILKRQINDENLYSRCGL
- a CDS encoding [Fe-Fe] hydrogenase large subunit C-terminal domain-containing protein — translated: MGKSKKVNRIEGENIIQINKKKCIGCTACAFTCAQETKMAILKEVDSGKKTVETKNGSFEDTGCLYCGQCTLACPTEAIDVRNDLELVKDALNSGKYLVLTASPAVKATLGEEFNLPIGTYVGGKIAPSAKRLGFQKVFNTDFGNDMTVVEESSEFIKRIANKEKLPMFTSFCPSFIRYAEMFHPEILDKISTSKSPQQMMGAGIKTYFADVYNILPTNIVIVSVQPCSAKKYESEKEDMGRDGYKDIDIVLTVREYANLLKEKGIDITAIPDEKPDDFMGEYTGAAALFGMSQGAMQAIFRTVMSYLKSDISEAENMTLKPVEGYKEIEEALVTLGNKNCKVAVINGLKEIEKFLISNKWKEYCFIEVVACNGGCINGGGTPRIGTKSQINENLCISCGTCIQNCPVNAIQYNIRGRAEVKEEECVGCKLCNNVCRAKAVQIKYYSKTSNGLLGKDYKILRADTLRNIDKKSIKRVSDENENLENMYKSYIGDPNGIKAESLFHTSYVDKSNEFRNSNTKKRRRH
- a CDS encoding helix-turn-helix transcriptional regulator; this translates as MNYDACIKKSIEYIENNLNKKIQLKELADKAFLSKYHFHRVFHSVVGEPVAEYIRKKRLEEAANELLTTENKIIDIALKYQFSNQESFTRAFKKLYGIPPKEFRKNKINLTTIHSRKNSTTYLSMVA
- the clpP gene encoding ATP-dependent Clp endopeptidase proteolytic subunit ClpP, with translation MSYVPMVIEQTSRGERSYDIYSRLLKERIIMLSDHVSDSTASIITSQLLFLESENPDADIHFYINSPGGSITAGMAIYDTMQYIKPDVSTICLGLAASMGSFLLAAGAPGKRCALPNSEILIHQPSVHGGFQGQATDIRIHTEWLLKTKNKLNKIYSEKTKKPIEKIERDMERDYFMSAEEALSYGIIDKIL
- a CDS encoding 3'-5' exonuclease, with product MYYVIYDLEFNQKSSASENSDVIKLSESNNDTNTPIIPFEIIQIGAIKLDNNFQEVSTFNSLVKPTLYKTIHPYVENLTKITYDKVSSCKNFINVHKAFLEFIGNDDVLLCVWGVGDIKELYRNLGFYNLSTSYISKYIDIQKYASKYLKAPKNSRIGLRNAVEILNIPIYGEFHDALNDAYYTSEIFKRIYNKYMKPETYVPLPSKRTTEPKEVIDTEALLKQFEKMYNRELTKDEKSMIKVAYMMGKTKQFLK
- a CDS encoding response regulator gives rise to the protein MIKTMIVEDDPMVRQINSKFLKKIEGFSLEKAVANLSEAKEFLMQKQVDLILLDIFLPNENGIDLLKWLRQNEILSDVILITADKSVERVKDAFRYGVVDYLIKPFTFERFNESLNIFRERLNSFKNNQTMEQSDLDKFILSNKNKKTNGSETKPNLEKGLNKYTYNSIANELNNTKEEYFTTEDLSEKLGIAKVTVRKYLDYMSKQGELEKIIEYGKIGRPLYKYKIKGL
- a CDS encoding ATP-binding protein; amino-acid sequence: MKLKGKIISLVIAILVISIGSITILSFIEMKKLLRDQIDKNMLNIADSFASTYEVKEYLKGNKAIPIDLLNSEIEKARIKTNVEFIVIMDMNGIRYSHPDKSKIGERFAGGDEDRVLSTGEQYISTGSGTLGISVRAFAPIYDDSNKQIGAVAVGMLYNKFDNEVYTKMYKFIPIILMGLILGISGAIALSYNIKKSIFGLEPEEIALALKQKETVIENIKEGIIALDNNGCITLFNGQASKILHLKENDIGKPITDFTYESMALKVLNSGKSMTNIEIKVRPGVNVMCKYSIIRGFKKQILGLVVTFEDLSEVRKMAEELTGIKKMAWSLRAQNHEFMNKLHTISGLIQLEEYDEVIKFVNVIVESKKNITTIISDKIKNVSLAALILSKYSKCEEARINFIIDDSSRVIKLPQYMTSEELGSVVGNLIENSIDAVKNDGSGEIYMKIFEEDDQMKIMVKDNGCGIPENIRNSIYNIGITSKEGERGFGMYIVKKIIDEAKGAIKFKVDDGTEWDISIPMRRS